A DNA window from Ignavibacteriales bacterium contains the following coding sequences:
- a CDS encoding zinc ribbon domain-containing protein, protein MQVQDQIFENNSISEEREYECSDCGTSVLENDNVCPQCGASLEETISLDGINHDERNNNLQPEATTIDGYEIGVGFLWLIGGIIVTVVTYNIAAPGGSYIIALGPILHGALKVIKGLFS, encoded by the coding sequence ATGCAAGTTCAAGATCAAATCTTCGAAAATAATTCAATCAGCGAAGAACGCGAATACGAATGCTCCGATTGCGGAACATCAGTGCTTGAAAATGATAATGTATGCCCGCAATGTGGAGCAAGTTTAGAAGAGACAATATCTTTAGATGGAATTAACCATGATGAACGAAATAATAATCTTCAGCCTGAAGCAACTACAATTGATGGCTATGAAATCGGGGTTGGATTTCTGTGGCTCATTGGTGGAATCATCGTTACCGTGGTTACCTACAATATTGCCGCACCCGGCGGAAGCTATATTATTGCACTGGGTCCAATATTACACGGTGCTTTAAAGGTAATTAAGGGCTTATTCAGCTGA
- a CDS encoding GNAT family N-acetyltransferase has protein sequence MQKTYYEFRQLESTNELKQFLLLRYSIYRESRLAMFSPENDLGIDLDCYDVNSVHFGLFEHSDGISRPVGYIRMITDQRGPFANEIISIASESQELYRKVTDTPAEPFPIISYCPDGQVIKEFCEKVQSSGKKVVEASRFSLDKSIRGHKMADHFLTAISASFIVHDVEFSLMTCHLLHKSFYSGFGFRQVEGTVDYYTELYNYRFFCLTGSAEYLPDAVKDRVLQMAEAYDTTGRICYYPNNPEQFYAPLDSFIESRPIFMAA, from the coding sequence ATGCAAAAGACATACTACGAATTCCGACAACTCGAATCAACCAACGAATTAAAACAGTTCCTTTTGCTACGCTACAGTATTTATCGCGAGAGCCGATTGGCAATGTTTTCTCCCGAAAACGATTTAGGCATTGACCTTGATTGCTACGATGTTAATTCCGTTCACTTCGGTCTCTTTGAGCATTCCGACGGTATCTCGCGACCTGTTGGCTACATACGCATGATTACAGATCAACGCGGACCTTTTGCCAATGAGATAATAAGTATCGCAAGCGAATCACAGGAATTGTACAGGAAAGTAACAGATACACCAGCCGAGCCATTCCCGATCATTTCATACTGCCCTGATGGTCAGGTTATAAAAGAATTTTGTGAAAAGGTTCAATCGAGCGGAAAAAAAGTTGTTGAGGCAAGCCGATTTTCGTTAGATAAATCCATCAGGGGACATAAAATGGCAGATCATTTTCTCACGGCAATATCCGCCTCGTTTATTGTCCACGATGTCGAGTTTTCGTTAATGACTTGCCATCTGCTTCATAAAAGTTTCTATTCTGGTTTTGGATTCCGGCAGGTTGAAGGCACTGTAGATTACTACACAGAACTTTATAACTATCGCTTTTTTTGCCTTACTGGTTCAGCGGAATACTTACCGGATGCGGTGAAGGATAGAGTGCTTCAAATGGCAGAAGCATACGATACAACGGGTCGGATATGTTACTACCCCAATAATCCCGAACAGTTTTACGCGCCGCTCGATAGTTTTATTGAGAGCCGCCCGATATTCATGGCTGCATAG